A window of Leishmania major strain Friedlin complete genome, chromosome 27 genomic DNA:
CGGCAACTCCACAGTGAAGTCTCACGTGCAGGCAGCGCATCGAAACGCCAAAGCAGCATATAGACGAGAAGGAGGGTGATGGGCCGGACGTCTGTGCCCGTGTGGGCGCACAAGCCTATTCGCCTTCTCAAGTCCCTCGCCACACGCACCGTCTCTCAACTGTCTGACTTACCGCCGAGACACAGCTGTCCACCTctgctttttcttttccgccCCTTCCATCATCGCCATCGGCTGACTGtgcagcgctgtcgtcgccacTAATGCGAACCGCACAGACGTACGCGGCCACTCCCACCCATCGCGGCTTCCCTCTCTGCCCGCTCATCGCCGACTTAAACTCTTCGCATTCCAGCTTGTGCGCGCACTTTTCCTCACCACCGTTCAACGCAGCTCCGCGTTGCATCGACATGCACGCTGTCCgtgcttcctcctcctccgtcatTCTGTTGTCCCTGCGCTTCCTTGTCTCTTCCGTTACTCGCCATTTCCATATCTGTGCGGATGCGGTGGCCGCGCCTgactgcggtggtggtggtgggggggggcaccaCCGTTGCCCATGCAGGCAGTGTGCCCGAACTAGCGGGTGTGGGGCAGCCGCGgggtgacggtgctgcgcgacgacgTGACAGGAGTGCGTGGGCTGCAGGCTGTGTCCGTGATGTGTGAcccggtgctgcagcgccgacgccttGGTGTGTCCTTGCACCATAGCGACAGACAGCAAGGTGGCGTGCATCGGAATAGCACGGAGGTGGGGTTCACGCCTCCGTTTCTGCTCTATCACAAAGACTTCGCTGAGGCGTACTGCGGATTTGAGCGGGGGACGGTGGGGTACACTCGGCCACTGGCGGAGCGCTCTATCATCCGCGTCGAGGGCGATCGCAAGGTATGCTGCAAGTCTGTGGACACATTCTTGCCGGCACACTACGCTACCCGCCGTATcctgcggctgccacgctccacccgcacacacgcttaCGGGCGCACGTCTGATGCCCCGCCTTCGCAGTTGATCCACAACGCGTATcgctctttccttttcctctctccgcCGCCCCCTGCTCTTCCCCACTACTGTGAGTGTGTTCCGCTGCCACAAATTCCCTGGTGGACCTCTACGCCAGCCAAGCGCTGACCCTTCCTGCTGACTTTCACCCCTGTAAGTGCCGCCCGTCTTCCCCAGCGCGCCAACATGTCCGCCAAcccgctgcttcagcagaGCCCTCTGCAGTACCAACACCCGCCCTTTGACCAGATCACCATGGAGCACTACGCACCCGCTTTCGAGCAGGGCATGGCGGAGCAGATGGCGGAGATCGAGGCGATCAAGTCCAACCCTGACGCGCCCACCCTTGAAAACACAGTGGTGGCACTGGAGCGGAGCGGGGCGCAGCTTAAGCGCGCACGCCTGGTCTTCCAAAACCTCTGCTCTGCACACACGAACCCGGAGATGCAAAATCTCGAGCAGGCCTACGCCCCAAAGTTCTCCGTCCACACAGACAAGATCTACCTCGATGGTGCCTTGTACAACCGCATCAAGGCCGTGTGGGACGAGCGTGCCAGTCTCGCTGGTGAAGACTTGCGGCTGGTGGAACACTACGAGAGGGAGTTTCGCAAGGCCGGCGCCGGCCTTCACGACGCAGACAAGGAGAAGCTGAAACAGGTAAATGAGCGCCTCGCTACCCTCGAGAGTGATTTTGCCAAGAAGGTGATGGGCACGCGCAAGACCGCCTCGCTCGTCGTGGATAACgttgccgagctggagggcCTCAGCGAGGACGAGATCGCGACGGCTCagatggaggcggagagcctCGGCCACCCCGGAAAGTACGCATTGATTATCGTGAACACGACTCAGCAGCCACTGCTAGCGTCTCTGAGGAGCCGCgagacgcgccgccgcctgttcgaggcgagcgtgcagcgcgccgcacgcggtGACGAGAATGACACGAGCGCCATCATCGTGGAgattgcgcagctgcggctgaagaaggcgaagctgctCGGCAGGAAGTGCTTTGCGGAGTGGCAGCTGCAGAACCAGATGGCCGACCCGGCGTCCGCGGAGGCCTTGCTGCGCGATATGGGCAatgcggcggcgtcgaaggcgaagaaggaagCGGCTGACATCAAGCAGATGATTCgcgaggagggtggggaCTTTGAGCTGGCGCCCTGGGACTGGAGGTACTACGCGGAGCGAGTGCGCAAGCAGCGGTACGACCTCGACGAGAACGAGACGAAGCCGTACTTTGAGCTAAACAACGTGCTTGAGCGGGGCGTGTTCTACACGGCGGCAAAACTGTACGGCGTgacgatgcggcggcgcacggATCTGCCGGTGTACCACCCCGACGTGCTGTCGTTTGAGATGTTTGACTGCACGGGTGAGTCTCTTGCCATTTTCTGCCTTGACCCCTACGCGCGCGCAAGCaagcgcggtggtgcgtggATGACCTTCTATGTTCGCCAGAGCTCCCTCCTTGGCCAGAAGCCGGTCGTGTACAATGTGCTCAACATTGTGAAGCCGGCTGAAGGCAAGCCGACCTTGCTGAGCCGCAGTGACGTGACGACGCTCTTCCATGAGTTCGGCCACGGACTGCACGGCATGCTAAGCAACCTCAAGTACTCGACTCTTTCCGGCACAAGTGTCGCCCGCGACTTCCTCGAGTTTCCATCGCAGATCAACGAGCACTGGGCAATGTACGACGCCGTGTTGAAGAACTACGCCCTTCACTACGAAACCAAGGAGCCGATCCCGCAGGCACTGGTGGATCGCATGAAGGCGGCCGAGACATACGGCGCCGGCTTCCACACCATTGAGGTGGTCAAGGCGGCGTACCTCGATCTCTGCTGGCACCTGGTTGCGGAGGAAACGGCTTTTCTACCACCGGCAcagatggaggaggcggcgatgaggtCCTTCGGTGTTGGGATGACCGAAGTGCCGCCGCGCTACCACAGCGGGTACTTCATGCACACTTTCTCTGGCGGATATGCCTCGAACTACTACGTGTACCAgtgggcgcgtgtgctggacTGCGACGGGTTCGAGTGGTTCCTGGAGAACGGCGGGCTGACGCGCGAGAACGGTGACcacctgcgtgcgtgcgtgctctcTGTGGGCAACTCGGTGGACGCGAACGTTGCGTACGAGAAGTTTGCCGGCCGCAAGGCAAACATGAAGGCGTTCCTGCGCATCAACGGCCTGCTGGACGAATAGTCTCGTCggtgtgcgtatgtgcgcgcGCAACCCCGCCTTTATGTATGAtttgtttttctctttttgACGTTATTCGTGCTTCTCGCGTGTTCGCCGTTAAGATGTCAGCGCGGATGGGGGCGGGGGCTGAGTGGCGAAGGCGCCCGCATTGCCGCTCTCGACTCTGCGCTGTGAACTTCTCCACGCGACCGTCGACGTTGCAGTCGCGACCCTCACCACAGTCAGTTGCACTGCCTTTCCATCATGGCATCTCGTGCAGTACGCTTCCTTCTACTTCTTTCGCCtggtgtgtgggcgtgtcgGCGAGCGTATCCGTACTGCCTGCTTGGTGGCCTAGCGCCCGAAGCCGTCTACAAGAGGTGGTTGTGTGGACACCCACGCGCGACCACGCAGGACCACACACCATCCTCTCTGCGGCCTTTTCCGCCTGCTGGCACTTCTGCGCGCTTTAAATGGGCAGCATCAGTGGGCAGCTCGCCACGTACACACGCCCACGAAACCCGCCCTTTTTCTGTTGTGACTCTTTCACCCCATCCCCTCGTGCGTTTCTCCGCCCTCACGTCACcccgtacacacgcacgaccccccccccctccctcct
This region includes:
- a CDS encoding putative peptidyl dipeptidase (previous protein_id=AAZ10009.1), whose amino-acid sequence is MSANPLLQQSPLQYQHPPFDQITMEHYAPAFEQGMAEQMAEIEAIKSNPDAPTLENTVVALERSGAQLKRARLVFQNLCSAHTNPEMQNLEQAYAPKFSVHTDKIYLDGALYNRIKAVWDERASLAGEDLRLVEHYEREFRKAGAGLHDADKEKLKQVNERLATLESDFAKKVMGTRKTASLVVDNVAELEGLSEDEIATAQMEAESLGHPGKYALIIVNTTQQPLLASLRSRETRRRLFEASVQRAARGDENDTSAIIVEIAQLRLKKAKLLGRKCFAEWQLQNQMADPASAEALLRDMGNAAASKAKKEAADIKQMIREEGGDFELAPWDWRYYAERVRKQRYDLDENETKPYFELNNVLERGVFYTAAKLYGVTMRRRTDLPVYHPDVLSFEMFDCTGESLAIFCLDPYARASKRGGAWMTFYVRQSSLLGQKPVVYNVLNIVKPAEGKPTLLSRSDVTTLFHEFGHGLHGMLSNLKYSTLSGTSVARDFLEFPSQINEHWAMYDAVLKNYALHYETKEPIPQALVDRMKAAETYGAGFHTIEVVKAAYLDLCWHLVAEETAFLPPAQMEEAAMRSFGVGMTEVPPRYHSGYFMHTFSGGYASNYYVYQWARVLDCDGFEWFLENGGLTRENGDHLRACVLSVGNSVDANVAYEKFAGRKANMKAFLRINGLLDE